The Deltaproteobacteria bacterium genome contains a region encoding:
- a CDS encoding DUF1329 domain-containing protein, with protein MTRRPGVAVAVALGVALLGLAARAEVAPGDRITDQNIDKVKDLISPGMEWCIKRGFPMTIVEPRRIEWPKAYKEATEKYSGQVKLAPDGLSVQNFVAGQPFPDLDPKDPQIALKIMWDYEYKFNPTDDLDLRNFDADTGAVADHGPMSIERHFLLDHLRSQFWTGRLYVDPKPEKPNPNGYRSQLGLYPVLEPFDLKGVGAVGQRYIDPTKQDDSWLYLPSLRRVRRLSTAQRSDALFGQDTDVDSYYGYAGHVAWMTWKFIGERELLGTMHARHYPVKWDDKTDWAFDDVWEKRKVWVVEGVSKLPQYAYGKRVIFIDKEAWVVPYSDIYDRSGELWKIWINDWSFKKKAFDGAGVIEYPDDIGFQPSIVMVDMQLEHATKAALPSHRFPGEQGWYFNQGEKAGISDEFFTVAALVNAGH; from the coding sequence ATGACGAGAAGACCCGGCGTGGCGGTCGCGGTGGCGCTCGGCGTCGCGCTGCTCGGGCTGGCGGCGCGCGCGGAGGTCGCACCCGGCGACAGGATCACCGATCAGAACATCGACAAGGTGAAGGACCTGATCTCGCCCGGCATGGAGTGGTGCATCAAGCGCGGCTTCCCGATGACGATCGTGGAGCCGAGGCGCATCGAGTGGCCGAAGGCCTACAAGGAGGCCACCGAGAAGTACTCCGGCCAGGTGAAGCTCGCGCCCGACGGCCTCAGCGTGCAGAACTTCGTCGCCGGCCAGCCTTTCCCGGACCTGGATCCGAAGGATCCGCAGATCGCGCTCAAGATCATGTGGGACTACGAGTACAAGTTCAACCCGACCGACGATCTCGATCTGCGGAACTTCGACGCCGACACGGGCGCCGTCGCCGACCACGGCCCGATGAGCATCGAGCGGCACTTCCTCCTCGACCACCTGCGCTCGCAGTTCTGGACCGGCCGCCTCTACGTCGACCCCAAACCCGAGAAGCCGAACCCGAACGGCTACCGGAGCCAGCTCGGGCTCTACCCGGTCCTCGAGCCGTTCGACCTGAAGGGCGTGGGCGCGGTCGGCCAGCGCTACATCGACCCCACGAAGCAGGACGACTCGTGGCTCTATCTGCCCTCGCTCCGCCGCGTGCGCCGCCTCTCCACCGCCCAGCGCTCGGACGCGCTCTTCGGCCAGGACACCGACGTCGACAGCTACTACGGCTACGCCGGCCACGTCGCCTGGATGACCTGGAAGTTCATCGGCGAGCGCGAGCTGCTCGGCACCATGCACGCGCGGCACTACCCCGTGAAGTGGGACGACAAGACCGACTGGGCCTTCGACGACGTGTGGGAGAAACGCAAGGTGTGGGTGGTGGAGGGCGTCTCCAAGCTGCCGCAGTACGCCTACGGCAAGCGCGTCATCTTCATCGACAAGGAGGCGTGGGTGGTCCCGTACTCCGACATCTACGACCGCTCGGGCGAGCTGTGGAAGATCTGGATCAACGACTGGAGCTTCAAGAAGAAGGCCTTCGACGGCGCGGGCGTGATCGAGTACCCGGACGACATCGGGTTCCAGCCCTCCATCGTCATGGTGGACATGCAGCTCGAGCACGCGACCAAGGCGGCGCTCCCGAGCCACCGCTTCCCGGGCGAGCAGGGCTGGTACTTCAACCAGGGCGAGAAGGCAGGGATCTCCGACGAGTTCTTCACGGTGGCCGCGCTCGTGAACGCAGGGCATTGA
- a CDS encoding ABC transporter ATP-binding protein: protein MSVISVEHLTKYYGTTCAVDDVSFTIGRGEVAALLGPNGSGKSTLMRVLTGYFPPTAGRVCIDGADVAEQPAAARRRIGYLPEQVSLYPELTVRRYLAFVAEVKGLGGRARRAAVADAIARCGLAEVADRLAGKLSKGYRQRVGLAQALVGDADVLVLDEPTVGLDPMQTVEMRALLRTLAGRTMLLSTHILSEAAALCSRIVILSRGRLVAVDTPEGLAQRLAGLAQLAVRVDGPADTVAAALGTLPGVVRVERRRPDGLAGTPFALFAHDPEPVQRALGAAMVARGWTLLEVRASPPTLEDLFVHLVGSADRPGS, encoded by the coding sequence ATTAGCGTGATCAGCGTCGAGCACCTGACCAAGTACTACGGGACGACCTGCGCGGTGGACGACGTGTCGTTCACCATCGGGCGGGGCGAGGTGGCGGCGCTGCTCGGGCCGAACGGCAGCGGCAAGAGCACGCTGATGCGCGTGCTGACCGGCTACTTCCCACCCACCGCCGGGAGGGTGTGCATCGACGGGGCGGACGTCGCCGAGCAGCCGGCGGCCGCCCGGCGGCGCATCGGCTATCTCCCCGAGCAGGTCTCCCTCTATCCGGAGCTGACGGTGCGCCGCTACCTGGCCTTCGTGGCCGAGGTGAAGGGGCTCGGCGGGCGCGCGCGCCGCGCCGCGGTGGCCGATGCCATCGCGCGGTGCGGCCTCGCCGAGGTCGCCGATCGCCTGGCCGGCAAGCTGTCGAAGGGGTATCGCCAGCGGGTCGGGCTCGCGCAGGCGCTGGTCGGGGACGCGGACGTGCTCGTGCTCGACGAGCCGACCGTCGGCCTCGACCCGATGCAGACGGTCGAGATGCGGGCGCTGCTGCGTACGCTCGCCGGGCGTACGATGCTCCTCTCGACGCACATTCTCTCCGAGGCGGCCGCCCTGTGCTCGCGCATCGTGATCCTCTCCCGCGGGCGGCTGGTGGCGGTCGACACGCCGGAGGGCCTGGCCCAGCGCCTGGCGGGCCTGGCACAGCTCGCTGTGCGCGTGGACGGTCCCGCCGATACGGTGGCCGCCGCGCTCGGCACGCTGCCGGGCGTCGTGCGGGTGGAGCGCCGTCGGCCGGACGGCCTCGCGGGCACTCCCTTCGCACTCTTCGCGCACGATCCCGAGCCGGTGCAGCGGGCGCTCGGCGCCGCGATGGTGGCGCGCGGCTGGACGCTCCTCGAGGTGCGGGCGAGCCCGCCCACCCTCGAGGATCTGTTCGTCCACCTGGTCGGGTCGGCGGATCGGCCCGGGAGCTAG
- a CDS encoding DUF4340 domain-containing protein, translated as MRWRQVALLYLVLAALAGEYWFVEGRMEPPARTEAPAPPSFLRLDPATLREVRLVRGSRTVVSRREGAGWTIVEPAGAPIAPDLIAAFANALADATEIARVGGADADADTYGLGQQAARVEVVCTSGDRLEVTIGGPNPTGTAVYARRRGTPDVVLIGRNVRYYEDLIFQALSADRVPAAEAGAPIGG; from the coding sequence ATGCGCTGGCGGCAGGTGGCGCTGCTCTACCTCGTGCTCGCCGCCCTGGCGGGCGAGTACTGGTTCGTCGAGGGGCGTATGGAGCCGCCGGCCCGCACGGAGGCCCCCGCGCCGCCATCCTTCCTCCGGCTGGACCCCGCAACGCTGCGCGAGGTCCGGCTGGTGCGCGGCAGCCGGACCGTCGTCTCGCGGCGCGAGGGGGCGGGGTGGACGATCGTCGAGCCCGCGGGGGCGCCCATCGCCCCGGACCTGATCGCCGCGTTCGCGAACGCCCTCGCCGATGCGACCGAGATCGCCCGCGTCGGAGGGGCGGACGCAGACGCGGACACCTACGGGCTCGGCCAGCAGGCGGCCAGGGTTGAAGTGGTCTGCACGAGCGGCGACCGGCTCGAGGTCACCATCGGCGGGCCGAATCCGACCGGCACCGCCGTTTACGCGCGGCGTCGAGGGACCCCGGACGTGGTCCTGATCGGACGGAACGTGCGCTACTACGAGGATCTCATCTTCCAGGCCCTGTCGGCGGACCGTGTCCCGGCCGCGGAGGCGGGGGCGCCGATCGGCGGCTAG
- a CDS encoding DUF1329 domain-containing protein: MDVLRARGRRLRFDSAPLGAGALAARRARRLIGAAPAPPRPHEAPRRQRGRRSVGLPAARVAVAGVVALVFGGAARADVAAGDRITEANVEQVRELISPGLEWCVRHGFPLTVGESRRIEWPRAYREATERYSGQVRLAADGVTLRDYVAGLPFPFIDAKDPQVAVKIMWNYDHNFFATDDLDARNFDADTGAIADHGPMTVERHFLIDHFRRLYWVGRLYVDPKPEKAPNPSGYELQQGLYPILEPFDVKGVGFVSYRYLDAAKQDDAWLYLPALRRVRRLSTAQRSDALFGQDTDVDSYGGYAGHIAWMDWRYLGERDLLAVAHGRHFPVQWNDRVDWAFDEVWERRRVHVVEGVSKLSQYAFGKRVLFIDREAWGIPYSDMYDRAGELWKIWINDVMIRRKILDTPGAVEYPDERIFAPAIVMVDVQLEHATKASLPSHRFPGEQGWYFNQGEKAGVTDDWFTVAALVNAGH, translated from the coding sequence ATTGACGTGCTGCGGGCGCGGGGGCGCCGGCTCCGCTTCGATTCGGCGCCGCTCGGCGCCGGAGCTCTGGCCGCCCGTCGCGCTCGGCGCCTCATAGGCGCTGCGCCGGCGCCCCCGCGCCCGCATGAAGCGCCGCGGCGACAGCGCGGCCGGCGTTCAGTGGGGCTTCCGGCAGCGCGGGTCGCCGTGGCGGGCGTGGTGGCGCTCGTCTTCGGCGGGGCAGCACGGGCGGACGTTGCAGCGGGGGACCGCATCACCGAGGCGAACGTCGAGCAGGTGCGGGAGCTGATCTCGCCCGGGCTCGAGTGGTGTGTTCGGCACGGGTTCCCGCTCACCGTCGGCGAGAGCCGGCGCATCGAGTGGCCGCGCGCCTACCGGGAGGCGACGGAGCGGTACTCGGGCCAGGTGCGGCTCGCCGCCGACGGGGTGACGCTGCGCGACTACGTCGCGGGGCTGCCTTTCCCCTTCATCGACGCGAAGGACCCGCAGGTCGCGGTCAAGATCATGTGGAACTACGACCACAACTTCTTCGCGACCGACGACCTCGATGCGCGCAACTTCGACGCCGACACCGGGGCGATCGCGGACCACGGCCCGATGACGGTCGAGCGTCACTTCTTGATCGATCACTTCCGGCGCCTCTACTGGGTCGGGCGGCTCTACGTCGACCCGAAGCCCGAGAAGGCGCCCAACCCGAGCGGCTACGAGCTCCAGCAGGGGCTCTACCCGATCCTCGAGCCCTTCGACGTGAAGGGCGTCGGCTTCGTCAGCTACCGCTACCTGGACGCTGCCAAGCAGGACGACGCCTGGCTCTACCTGCCGGCGCTGCGCCGCGTGCGCCGGCTCTCCACCGCGCAGCGCTCGGACGCGCTCTTCGGGCAGGACACGGACGTCGACAGCTACGGCGGCTACGCGGGGCACATCGCGTGGATGGACTGGCGCTACCTCGGCGAGCGGGATCTGCTCGCGGTGGCGCACGGCCGGCACTTCCCGGTCCAGTGGAACGACAGGGTCGACTGGGCCTTCGACGAGGTGTGGGAGCGGCGGCGCGTGCACGTCGTCGAGGGCGTCTCCAAGCTCTCGCAGTACGCCTTCGGCAAGCGCGTCCTCTTCATCGACAGGGAGGCGTGGGGCATCCCGTACTCGGACATGTACGATCGCGCCGGGGAGCTGTGGAAGATCTGGATCAACGACGTGATGATCCGGAGGAAGATCCTCGACACGCCCGGCGCCGTCGAGTACCCGGACGAGCGCATCTTCGCCCCGGCCATCGTCATGGTCGACGTGCAGCTCGAGCACGCGACCAAGGCCTCCCTCCCGAGCCACCGTTTTCCGGGCGAGCAGGGCTGGTACTTCAACCAGGGCGAGAAGGCGGGGGTGACGGACGACTGGTTCACGGTCGCGGCGCTGGTGAACGCCGGGCATTAG
- a CDS encoding DUF1329 domain-containing protein, which produces MSKKPGWWLALAGAATFALAILPFTARADVVPGDRITEQNIDKVKDLISPGMEWCIKHGWPMTIGETKRVEWPKAYKEATEKYASQVKLTPDGLNVLNYVAGLPFPNVDTKDPQVALKIMWNWSYNHLTTDDVDLRNFDADTGAIADHGPLTVERHFLLDHFRRLFWTGRLYVDPKPDKPNPNGYRAQQGLYPILEPFDLKGVGALGNRYISSEKQDDSWLYLPSLRRVRRLSTAQRSDALFGQDTDVDSYYGYSGHIAWMDFKYLGDRDLLSCYHAKNYPVKWNDKVDWAFDETWEKRRVYVIEGISKLPQYAYGKRVIFVDKEAWIIPYSDIYDRSGELWKVWVNDVSFRPKAFEGANVIDYGEDRGFIPAIVMVDMQLEHATKASLPSHRFPGEQGWYFNQSEKAGVTDDWFTVAALVNAGH; this is translated from the coding sequence ATGTCGAAGAAGCCCGGCTGGTGGCTGGCGCTGGCGGGCGCCGCCACGTTCGCGCTCGCGATCCTTCCCTTCACCGCGCGCGCCGACGTCGTACCCGGCGACCGGATCACCGAGCAGAACATCGACAAGGTCAAGGATCTCATCTCGCCCGGGATGGAGTGGTGCATCAAGCACGGCTGGCCGATGACCATCGGCGAGACCAAGCGGGTCGAGTGGCCGAAGGCGTACAAGGAGGCGACCGAGAAGTACGCGAGCCAGGTGAAGCTCACGCCCGATGGTCTCAACGTCCTCAACTACGTCGCCGGGCTGCCCTTCCCGAACGTCGACACCAAGGACCCGCAGGTCGCGCTCAAGATCATGTGGAACTGGAGCTACAACCACCTGACCACCGACGACGTCGACCTGCGCAACTTCGATGCCGACACGGGGGCGATCGCCGACCACGGGCCGCTCACGGTGGAGCGCCACTTCCTGCTCGACCACTTCCGCCGCCTCTTCTGGACCGGCCGGCTCTACGTCGATCCCAAGCCCGACAAGCCGAACCCCAACGGCTACCGCGCCCAGCAGGGCCTCTACCCGATCCTCGAGCCGTTCGACTTGAAGGGCGTGGGCGCGCTCGGCAACCGCTACATCTCCTCCGAGAAGCAGGACGACTCGTGGCTCTACCTGCCGTCACTCCGGCGGGTGCGCCGCCTCTCCACCGCGCAGCGCTCGGACGCGCTCTTCGGGCAGGACACCGACGTCGACAGCTACTACGGCTACAGCGGCCACATTGCCTGGATGGACTTCAAGTACCTGGGCGATCGCGACCTCCTGAGCTGCTACCACGCGAAGAACTACCCGGTGAAGTGGAACGACAAGGTCGACTGGGCATTCGACGAGACGTGGGAGAAGCGCCGGGTGTACGTCATCGAGGGCATCTCCAAGCTCCCGCAGTACGCCTACGGCAAGCGCGTCATCTTCGTCGACAAAGAGGCCTGGATCATCCCGTACTCCGACATCTACGACCGCTCCGGCGAGCTCTGGAAGGTCTGGGTCAACGACGTGAGCTTCCGCCCGAAGGCCTTCGAGGGCGCCAACGTGATCGACTACGGGGAGGACCGCGGCTTCATCCCGGCGATCGTCATGGTGGACATGCAGCTCGAGCATGCGACCAAAGCCTCGCTCCCGAGCCACCGCTTCCCGGGGGAGCAGGGCTGGTACTTCAACCAGAGCGAGAAGGCGGGCGTCACCGACGACTGGTTCACGGTGGCCGCGCTGGTGAACGCCGGACACTAG
- a CDS encoding DUF1329 domain-containing protein has product MTTTRRLAAALAVVPVLLAAPGRADVAIGDRITEANIDKVKELISPGMEWCIKHGFPMTIGATKAVEWPRAYKEATEKYAAQVKLSPDGRTMQNYVAGQPFPNPDAKDPQFVIKVMFNYDYGYVNGLDDTDLRNFDADTGSIADHGPMTIERHFLLDHFRRLFWNGRLYVDPKPEKPNPNGYRAQQGLYPVLEPFDLKGVGALGNRYLSPDKQDDSWLYLPSLRRVRRLSTAQRSDALFGQDTDVDSYYGYAGQVGWMDWKYLGERDLLGIVHAQHYPVKWHEKVDWAFDEVWEKRHVYVLEGISKLPQYAYGKRVLFIDKETWGIPYTDIYDRSGELWKIWINDVGFRKKAFEGAGVLEYEDELPFAPAIVMVDMQLEHATKAALPSHRFPGEQGWYYHQGDKAGVVDEWFTVAALVNAGH; this is encoded by the coding sequence ATGACCACGACACGGAGGCTCGCCGCCGCGCTCGCCGTCGTGCCCGTGCTGCTCGCGGCGCCCGGGCGCGCCGACGTCGCGATCGGGGACAGGATCACCGAGGCGAACATCGACAAGGTGAAGGAGCTGATCTCGCCCGGGATGGAGTGGTGCATCAAGCACGGCTTCCCGATGACCATCGGGGCGACCAAGGCGGTGGAGTGGCCACGTGCCTACAAGGAGGCGACCGAGAAGTACGCCGCGCAGGTGAAGCTGTCGCCCGACGGCCGCACGATGCAGAACTACGTCGCCGGCCAGCCCTTCCCCAATCCCGACGCGAAGGACCCGCAGTTCGTCATCAAGGTCATGTTCAACTACGACTACGGGTACGTGAACGGCCTCGACGACACCGACCTGCGGAACTTCGACGCCGACACCGGGTCCATCGCCGACCATGGGCCGATGACGATCGAGCGCCACTTCCTCCTCGACCACTTCCGCCGCCTGTTCTGGAACGGGCGCCTGTACGTCGACCCCAAGCCGGAGAAGCCGAACCCCAACGGCTACCGCGCGCAGCAGGGCCTCTACCCGGTGCTCGAGCCCTTCGACCTGAAGGGCGTGGGCGCGCTCGGCAACCGCTACCTCTCCCCGGACAAGCAGGACGACTCGTGGCTCTACCTGCCGTCACTGCGGCGGGTCCGTCGCCTGTCCACCGCGCAGCGCTCCGACGCGCTCTTCGGCCAGGACACCGACGTCGACAGCTACTACGGCTATGCGGGCCAGGTCGGCTGGATGGACTGGAAGTACCTCGGCGAGCGCGACCTGCTGGGCATCGTCCACGCGCAGCACTACCCGGTGAAGTGGCACGAGAAGGTCGACTGGGCCTTCGACGAGGTGTGGGAGAAGCGGCACGTCTACGTGCTCGAGGGCATCTCGAAGCTGCCGCAGTACGCCTACGGCAAGCGCGTGCTCTTCATCGACAAGGAGACCTGGGGCATCCCCTACACCGACATCTACGACCGCTCCGGCGAGCTGTGGAAGATCTGGATCAACGACGTGGGCTTCCGCAAGAAGGCCTTCGAGGGCGCGGGGGTGCTCGAGTACGAGGACGAGCTGCCCTTCGCGCCCGCGATCGTGATGGTGGACATGCAGCTCGAGCACGCGACCAAGGCGGCGCTCCCGAGCCACCGCTTCCCGGGCGAGCAGGGCTGGTACTACCACCAGGGCGACAAGGCCGGCGTCGTCGACGAGTGGTTCACGGTCGCGGCGCTCGTGAACGCGGGGCACTGA
- a CDS encoding 3-hydroxy-3-methylglutaryl CoA synthase has translation MPGIVAAAACIPRYRLPRELIAREWGGQAAGGEKAVANHDEDSLTLAVNAALALEGAGERPDAVFFATTTSPYTEKQGAATIAAVLDLPGATRTADFTDTLRAATSALLAGLDALAGGARGVLVAAGECRLGEPDSIAEQSYGDAGAAVLLGRGAERVQVVATHSIADEFLGTWRTREQEFPRSFPGAFEARYGYGRVLGEAVKGVLAKARVPPQDLATVILPTPNLRAPQAVAKALGLDAKRQLQDGFWTTVGDTGAAQPLLALAAALERAKPGDLILVAGYGDGADALLLRVTAPAAAAGPSVWRQIEVKRTLPSYGRYARFRGLVRRETVTSDPSSAVVMFRDRKELLPLYGGRCPKCGTVQFPKHRVCIECAHPGGLEEVKLARRGRLFTFTNDYLFESPDPPTSHAVIDLDGGGRLYCQLTDCEPERVEIDMPLELVFRRIHEGGGFNNYFWKARPT, from the coding sequence ATGCCCGGCATCGTGGCCGCCGCCGCCTGCATCCCGCGCTACCGGCTCCCGCGCGAGCTGATCGCCAGGGAATGGGGCGGGCAGGCGGCCGGCGGCGAGAAGGCGGTCGCCAACCACGACGAGGACAGCCTCACGCTGGCGGTGAACGCCGCGCTCGCGCTGGAGGGGGCGGGCGAGCGGCCCGACGCTGTCTTTTTCGCGACCACCACCTCGCCGTACACGGAGAAGCAGGGCGCCGCGACCATCGCCGCCGTCCTCGACCTGCCGGGCGCGACGCGTACCGCCGACTTCACCGACACGCTGCGCGCCGCCACCTCGGCGCTGCTGGCCGGGCTCGACGCGCTCGCGGGCGGCGCGCGCGGCGTCCTGGTCGCCGCGGGCGAGTGCCGGCTGGGCGAGCCCGACTCGATCGCCGAGCAGAGCTACGGCGATGCGGGCGCGGCGGTGCTCCTCGGCAGGGGGGCGGAGCGCGTCCAGGTGGTCGCCACGCACTCGATCGCGGACGAGTTCCTGGGCACCTGGCGGACGCGGGAGCAGGAATTCCCGAGGAGCTTCCCGGGCGCGTTCGAGGCCCGGTACGGCTACGGCCGCGTCCTCGGCGAGGCGGTGAAGGGCGTGCTCGCGAAGGCGAGGGTCCCGCCCCAGGACCTCGCCACGGTCATCCTGCCCACCCCCAACCTCCGCGCGCCGCAGGCCGTCGCCAAGGCGCTCGGCCTCGATGCGAAGCGGCAGCTCCAGGACGGCTTCTGGACGACGGTCGGCGACACGGGCGCGGCGCAGCCGCTCCTCGCCCTCGCCGCCGCACTCGAGCGCGCGAAGCCCGGCGACCTGATCCTGGTCGCGGGCTACGGCGACGGGGCCGACGCGCTCCTCCTGCGGGTGACCGCGCCGGCGGCGGCCGCGGGCCCCAGCGTGTGGCGGCAGATCGAGGTGAAGCGCACGCTCCCGTCCTACGGCCGCTACGCGCGCTTCCGCGGGCTCGTGCGCAGGGAGACCGTCACCAGCGACCCGTCGTCGGCGGTGGTCATGTTCCGCGACCGCAAGGAGCTGCTCCCGCTCTACGGCGGCAGGTGCCCCAAGTGCGGCACGGTCCAGTTCCCGAAGCACCGCGTGTGCATCGAGTGCGCGCACCCGGGCGGGCTCGAGGAGGTGAAGCTCGCGCGGCGCGGGAGGCTCTTCACCTTCACCAACGATTACCTCTTCGAGAGCCCGGACCCGCCCACCTCGCACGCGGTGATCGACCTGGACGGCGGGGGCCGGCTCTACTGCCAGCTCACGGACTGCGAGCCCGAGCGGGTCGAGATCGACATGCCCCTCGAGCTCGTGTTCCGCCGCATCCACGAGGGTGGCGGCTTCAACAACTACTTCTGGAAAGCGAGGCCGACATGA
- a CDS encoding CoA transferase: MPGALSRFRMLDLSRQLPGPFCSMLLADLGMDVLAVYSPTDPMGMGIPLLGRNKRSLTLNLKVPEGRAIFHRLARDADVVLEGSRPGAAARLGVDYETLGQLNPRLVYCSISGYGQDGPYRDRVGHDVNYLGFAGVIGLTGPAGGPPVIPGVQIADIGGGALMAAVGILAALAAREETGSGQSVDIAMLDGALAWQVVNVMRYLAEKQEPARGDTMLTGHHPCYAIYETRDGRHVTVGALEPHFWRTLCERLGMPELVEKQFAEGAEREDMFRRLRARFREKTMAEWVAELADLDICFGPVATLGEALADRQVRHRGMVVEQGDGRRTLGNPVKLSDTPPTIRTPPPELGEHTDAVLAALGYSRADVAGLRARGVV, encoded by the coding sequence ATGCCCGGTGCGCTGTCGCGGTTCCGGATGCTGGATCTGTCGCGCCAGCTGCCGGGGCCGTTCTGCTCCATGCTGCTCGCGGACCTCGGGATGGACGTGCTCGCCGTCTACTCGCCCACCGACCCGATGGGCATGGGCATCCCGCTCCTCGGCCGCAACAAGCGGAGCCTGACCCTCAACCTGAAGGTGCCCGAGGGGCGCGCCATCTTCCACCGCCTGGCGCGCGACGCGGACGTGGTGCTCGAGGGCTCGCGGCCCGGGGCGGCGGCGCGCCTGGGGGTCGACTACGAGACGCTCGGGCAGCTGAATCCGCGCCTCGTCTACTGCTCGATCTCCGGCTACGGCCAGGACGGGCCCTATCGCGACCGCGTCGGGCACGACGTCAACTACCTGGGCTTCGCGGGCGTGATCGGGCTGACCGGGCCGGCGGGCGGACCGCCCGTCATCCCGGGCGTGCAGATCGCCGACATCGGCGGGGGCGCGCTCATGGCGGCGGTGGGCATCCTGGCGGCCCTCGCGGCGCGCGAGGAGACGGGCAGCGGGCAGTCCGTCGACATCGCCATGCTGGACGGTGCGCTCGCCTGGCAGGTGGTGAACGTGATGCGCTATCTCGCCGAGAAGCAGGAGCCGGCGCGCGGCGACACCATGCTCACGGGCCACCACCCCTGCTATGCCATTTACGAGACCCGCGACGGCCGCCACGTGACGGTGGGCGCCCTCGAGCCGCACTTCTGGCGCACGCTCTGCGAGCGCCTCGGCATGCCGGAGCTCGTCGAGAAGCAGTTCGCCGAGGGGGCGGAGCGCGAGGACATGTTTCGCCGCCTGCGGGCCCGGTTCCGCGAGAAGACGATGGCCGAGTGGGTCGCGGAGCTGGCCGACCTCGACATCTGCTTCGGCCCGGTGGCGACGCTCGGCGAGGCGCTCGCCGATCGGCAGGTGCGCCACCGCGGCATGGTGGTCGAGCAGGGCGACGGGCGGCGCACGCTCGGCAACCCGGTCAAGCTCTCCGACACGCCGCCCACCATCCGCACGCCGCCCCCGGAGCTCGGCGAGCACACCGACGCCGTCCTCGCCGCGCTTGGGTACTCGCGCGCCGACGTCGCGGGGCTGCGCGCGCGCGGCGTCGTCTGA